GGAAGGCCCTGGTTTGGTCGGTGCATTGTTGATCGGGGTCAATTCAGCGAAAGCACTCGCTTTAGCGCATGACATACCGCTTGTATCGGTTCATCATATCGCAGGTCATATTTACGCGAATCGCTTGCAGGAACCGATGGAAGAGTTCCCGTTGTTGGCGCTGGTCGTTTCGGGCGGTCATACTGAATTGATTTTGATGCAGGAGCATGGTTCCTATGAAATTATCGGGGAAACCCGTGATGACGCTGCTGGTGAAGCGTATGACAAGGTTGCTCGTACATTGAAGCTTCCATATCCGGGCGGTCCGCATATCGATAAAATGGCAGCAGAAGGCTCGGCGGTCATTGATCTTCCGAGGGCCTGGCTCGAAGCAGATTCGTTCGACTTCAGCTTCAGCGGTCTGAAATCTGCGGTGATCAACACGCTTCACAATGCTTCGCAACGCGGGGAAGAGATCAACCCTAATGATCTTGCCGCAAGCTTCCAGGAGAGTGTCATCGACGTTCTTGTCGAGAAGACTTTTCGGGCCGCTCAAGAGTACGGAGTGAAACAAGTTGTCGTAGCAGGTGGAGTAGCAGCGAATAGAGGATTGCGGGAACGGCTGACAGGGCGGTTTGCCGAGGCAGGGATCAGGTTGTCGGTCCCGCCATTATGGTTATGTACTGATAATGCGGCGATGATTGCTGCAGCAGGCTCGATCGAGTACCAAAAAGGAAAACGCGCTGATATGAAGCTCAATGGTAACCCAGGATTGGAGCTTTAGTGGGGACGGTTCTCATGCTTCCTGAGCATGAGAACCGTTTTTTTATCATTTAAAGAAAGTATAAAATACTTTCTTCAATATAAGGGCAACTAAAGCTCAGCCTGCGCCAAAGGCTTGGCTTTGCCAAGTTTTCTTTATCTTAAAGAAAGTTGTGGCTCCTCTCTCATGCAGACGGCTAAATGTCGAAAAAGGAAAGCGGACTATAGTCGCTTTCCACCCGAACAATGTCTTTTTGAAGCTGAGGGATTTTGTTGGATTGAGGATTAAATGCAAGAATTCTTCCGTTTTTCAGCTGATTTCGCGATCGTGAAAATCATCGTAAACCGCTCCTCGGTTTATATATGCTCCTTTTCTTGCATTTAAAGAAAGTATAAAATACTTTCTTCAATATAAGTTCAACTAAGGTTCAGCCATCGCCAAAGGTTTGGCTTTACCAAGTTTTCTTTAGCCGCTGAGTATCAGGTGGTGCGATTATCCCCAACTGTTGTGGATAAGAACAGCATCCACATCAAAATTAAATTACGTTGATCAATCACCATAAATCGACAAAATGTATTATCTATCAATAATTTTGAAGGTGGAGCTCAAGAAATTAAAAAAGAGAAAAATGCCTTCTTTCGCAATTCTTCGATGATCCCCTCAGTATGTGATCGAGTTGAAGAAACCCCGACAAGCCAGTGGTTTTTATGAAAAAAGGAAGTCTGTTTCAAAGGTTTATATTTCAGTGGATGAACCCGAAGCATTAAAAAAGGCAATAGAATCAAAAATAGTCGAATAGCGTCGAAACTCAGTGTGGAAAACTCTTATCCACAAGTTGTGAACAATGTGGATAAGATCTTGAGACCGAAAGAAAATAAGCCCTTGTGGATGTGAATAATTTTTTGTGGGTAAATCAAGGGTTTTCTGTGGATATTGTGGAAAAATCGACAAGAAAACGGAAGAATTGCTACTGTAACTGTGTATAACTCTGTGGATTATGTGTATATGTTGATTATTTTTGTCTAATAAAGAAAAATTACCAAAGCAAACCTTGGGCGAAGGCTGAGCCAGGCAGAAATTAACAATAAACACAAACAGAGTCTAAATGTAAAAAAAGAATGAAGACTCAATGAGTCATTCATTCTTACCTACCTCTCTTAACTCAATTGTAAACTTTCCCATTCTTCTAGAAGGTTTTCCAGTTCTTGATTGGAGTTTTCCAGCTTTTGATTGTATTCCTGGGACTTTTCATAGTCCTGGAAGACTTCTGGCTTGCTGAGCTCGTTTTCATAAGTTTCGATCGCATTCTCTAACTCTTCGATTTTTACTTCAATTTCTTCGATTCGGCGGAGGCGCTTCCGTTCTTCTTTTTTTGCCTGCTTATCAATCTGGAATTTTTCTTTCTGTTCCGTAGCAGGGGTATGGTGCTGTAGTTGATTCTGCTCTTCTGCCTCAATCCGTTCAAGCTCTGCTTGTTCCGCTTTTTTCTCTGTATAATAGTCGTAATCACCTAGATAGTTTTCCAGTCCTTCTTGAGACAACTCTACGACTCTCGTGGCGATCCGGTTGATGAAATAACGGTCGTGGGAGATGAAGAGGATCGTACCCGGGTAGTCGATCAAGGCGTTTTCCAACACTTCTTTGCTGTCTAAATCCAGATGGTTCGTAGGCTCATCAAGAATAAGGACATTCGCTTTCTGGAGCATCAGCTTGGCAAGGGCGAGTCTAGCCTTTTGGCCACCGCTCAGTTCATTGACGCCTTTCAGGACATCATCCCCACTGAAAAGGAAATTTCCAAGAACCGTCCGGATATCCTTTTCAAGGTGGGTAGGGTACTCATCCCAGAGCTCTTGCAACACGGTTTTATTACTATTGAGATTCGCCTGTTCCTGATCATAGTATCCAATCTGCACATTCGAACCGAATTGGATTGTCCCATTCAATTTTCGTTCAGGATACATGATCGTTTTGATTAACGTGGACTTGCCGATTCCGTTCGGTCCAACAAGCGCGATGCTTTCTTCTTTTTGAATCTGGGTATTGATGTTTTTCGTGAGAATTTCCTGGTTGTAGCCGATTGCCACATCATTAAGCTTCAACACATCATTTCCAGTCGGGCGTTCAATTGTAAAACCGAATTGTGCGGATTTCTCACCGCCTTCAGGTCTATCAAACTTTTCCATCTTGTTCAGTTGCTTCCGTTTGCTTTGTGCCCGTTTTGTTGTGGAAGCACGGGCGATGTTCCGCTGTACGAAATCCTGGAGCTTGGCAATTTCCGTTTGTTGTTTCTCGTATTCTTTCATTTCTTGCTCATATTGCTCGGCTTTCATCTCGAGATATTTGCTGTAGTTTCCGAGATACTTCTTGCTTTTTTGCCGAGAGATTTCATAAACCTGCGTGACGACCTTGTCAAGGAAGTACCGGTCATGGGATACGATGAGCAATGCACCAGGATAGGATTGAAGATATCCCTCCAGCCAGTTCAGCGTTTCGATATCGAGATGGTTGGTAGGCTCGTCCAAAATCAAGAGGTCAGGACGGGTGAGAAGCAGCTTGACGAGAGCTAGCCTCGTTTTCTGCCCACCACTTAAAGAAGAGATCGGTTTATCATAATCCTCTTCAAAAAAACGGAACCCATGAAGGATTGAACGTATATCGTTCTCGTATTGATATCCGCCTCGCAGCTGGAAGTCATGCTGGAGAGCGTCGTATTCAGCCAGTACCTTGGCATAAGCAACCTCATCATTCAGGATATGCTCTTTCCCCATCTTCGCCTCATGGGCACGGATCTGCTTTTCCATGTCTTGAAGATGACTGAAAACCCCGATCATCTCTTCCCATATCGAGTGATCGGATTCCAGGCCAGCATCCTGGGCGAGATAGCCGATTTCGATTTCCTTCGGTTTCATGATGGAACCAGAGTCATGGGAGAGCTGTCCGCTGATGATTTTCAGCAATGTTGATTTTCCTGCACCATTCCTGCCGACAAGCGCGATACGGTCGCGGGATTGTACTTCAAGTTTAATATTCGATAAAATAAGGTCAGCACCAAAATATTTAGTTATGTCTTGGACTTGCATGACAATCATGTTTGTTCACCTCAGTAGTTGAGGTTCAAAAAGTAATTACTATGAAAAATAAACGTTATATTGCATTTTTCGACTTTTTGAACAGCTACTATTAGTGTAGCTTATCTTAGAAAGTTCAGGCAACCAAACAATATTCAAGGATTTGTGATAATTTCCCTTATTCGATGCCTTACTTTTTTATAAAAAAGGGTGTATAGTCTCTGTTAGGGTGGTGATTCTGTGGGCGATTTCACGCATTTCAATGATCAGGGCCGCGCAAGGATGGTCGATATTTCAGAAAAAGAAGAAACAGTCCGGACGGCAAGAGTGCGAAGCAGCGTCCAGGTGACTGAAGAAATTTACAACGCTATCCGGGGCGGTAAAGTCAGAAAAGGTGATGTCTTGTCCGTGGCCCAGGTTGCAGGGGTCATGGCCGCCAAAAAGACCCCCGATATCGTTCCGATGTGTCATCCATTGCCTTTGAAAGCTGTAGATGTATCGTTTGATTGGAAAATCGATGACAGCTATGAATTGCTCATCGATGTGATGGTCAAGACGAAAGGGAACACAGGTGTGGAGATGGAGGCATTGACGGCCGCATCCGCCGTTGCCCTGACGGTGTACGATATGTGTAAAGCAATCGATAAAGGTATGGTGAT
The Alkalihalobacillus sp. TS-13 genome window above contains:
- the tsaD gene encoding tRNA (adenosine(37)-N6)-threonylcarbamoyltransferase complex transferase subunit TsaD — encoded protein: MQKKDEIILGIETSCDETAAAIVKNGTELLSNVVASQIESHKRFGGVVPEIASRHHVEQITIVIEEAMKEADVGFEDLSAIAVTEGPGLVGALLIGVNSAKALALAHDIPLVSVHHIAGHIYANRLQEPMEEFPLLALVVSGGHTELILMQEHGSYEIIGETRDDAAGEAYDKVARTLKLPYPGGPHIDKMAAEGSAVIDLPRAWLEADSFDFSFSGLKSAVINTLHNASQRGEEINPNDLAASFQESVIDVLVEKTFRAAQEYGVKQVVVAGGVAANRGLRERLTGRFAEAGIRLSVPPLWLCTDNAAMIAAAGSIEYQKGKRADMKLNGNPGLEL
- a CDS encoding ABC-F family ATP-binding cassette domain-containing protein, producing the protein MIVMQVQDITKYFGADLILSNIKLEVQSRDRIALVGRNGAGKSTLLKIISGQLSHDSGSIMKPKEIEIGYLAQDAGLESDHSIWEEMIGVFSHLQDMEKQIRAHEAKMGKEHILNDEVAYAKVLAEYDALQHDFQLRGGYQYENDIRSILHGFRFFEEDYDKPISSLSGGQKTRLALVKLLLTRPDLLILDEPTNHLDIETLNWLEGYLQSYPGALLIVSHDRYFLDKVVTQVYEISRQKSKKYLGNYSKYLEMKAEQYEQEMKEYEKQQTEIAKLQDFVQRNIARASTTKRAQSKRKQLNKMEKFDRPEGGEKSAQFGFTIERPTGNDVLKLNDVAIGYNQEILTKNINTQIQKEESIALVGPNGIGKSTLIKTIMYPERKLNGTIQFGSNVQIGYYDQEQANLNSNKTVLQELWDEYPTHLEKDIRTVLGNFLFSGDDVLKGVNELSGGQKARLALAKLMLQKANVLILDEPTNHLDLDSKEVLENALIDYPGTILFISHDRYFINRIATRVVELSQEGLENYLGDYDYYTEKKAEQAELERIEAEEQNQLQHHTPATEQKEKFQIDKQAKKEERKRLRRIEEIEVKIEELENAIETYENELSKPEVFQDYEKSQEYNQKLENSNQELENLLEEWESLQLS
- the moaC gene encoding cyclic pyranopterin monophosphate synthase MoaC, with product MGDFTHFNDQGRARMVDISEKEETVRTARVRSSVQVTEEIYNAIRGGKVRKGDVLSVAQVAGVMAAKKTPDIVPMCHPLPLKAVDVSFDWKIDDSYELLIDVMVKTKGNTGVEMEALTAASAVALTVYDMCKAIDKGMVIGPTYLLEKTGGKSDDYRKG